CCTATCGGAATTTTTGCAGCAACATATGCTCGCATGCGGCAAGCTAAAATACAATTAATCGAGAGTTTAGATCAACTTGGAGGGCAAGTAAGTGCATTGTTTCCAGCAAAAAAGTTATACGATATTCCTGGATTCAGTGTTATTAAGGGAGATCAGTTAATTAGCAATCTCCTAGACCAAAATAATCAATTTAAACCTGATATTTTTTTTAATGAAACTGTTCAAAATATTACTAAAACTGATTTAGGCTTTTCAATTACTACTACAAAGAAAAAAACTTATTCACGCACAATCATTATCGCAACAGGGGTGGGTGCCTTTCAGCCACGAAGATTAGCTGTTGAAAATGCGGAAAAATATGAAAATAAACAACTGCGGTATTTTGTAAAAGATCTTCAAGAATTTCGAGGTAAGGACGTTGTTATTGCTGGAGGTGGTGATTCAGCAGTAGATTGGGCACTTGAAATACAAACCATTGCTAAGTCTGTTAGCATAATTCACCGAAGAGATAAGTTTAGAGCGCTTGAAAGTAGTATTGAGCACTTAAGAAAATCAAATACAAATTTCGAAACACCCTATCTAATCAGCGCTTTAGATTCTGCTGACGATAAAATCAAAATTACTATTAAGAAAGTCAAAACTGATGAGAAAAAAGAGTTACTTGCTGACTTTCTTCTAGTAAATTATGGTTTTGTTTCTAATAATAAAACTCTGAAGTCTTGGAATATTGAGACTGACCACAATCTAATTAAAGTAAAAACCGATATGGAGACATCCATCCCTGGAATTTATGCTATCGGTGATACAATTGAATATCCTGGACGAGTTAATCTAATTGCAACCGGTTTTGGTGAAGCACCTATTGCCGTTAACAGTGCAATGAATAAAATTCATCCCGATATTCGACAAGCTGCTCATAGTACGCAGCTTATTAAAAACTTTCCAGAACTAAACTAATAAATAGCAAGGAGTAACTTATGAGTTTTTTAATTGATTTTATTTTACACATTGATACCCATCTTATAACAATTGTTAATACCTTTGGCAACTGGACCTATCTTATTTTATTCACAATAATCTTTGTTGAGACAGGTGCCGTAATACTACCATTCTTACCTGGTGATTCGCTGCTTTTCGCGGCATGTGCTCTTGCAGCTAATTCTACCTATCATCTAAATATCTGGATATTTGTCTTGCTGTTTTGGATAGCACCTATTCTTGGAGACTCACTTAATTTCTTCATTGGACACAAAATAGGCAATTCCATAAATAAGAATTCTTTTCTAGGGAGATTTATTAAAGAAGAAAACCTTGAGCACACGCGCGCGTTTTTTGAGAAACATGGTGGTGTTGCAATTTCATTAGCTCGTTTCATGCCAATCATTAGAACAATGTCTCCTTTTGTTGCTGGTAGTAGTCATATGCCTTACAACAAATTTTTCCGCTATAACATATTAGGAGCAACAGCATGGATGGTCTTATGCTGCGGATCTGGATACTTCTTCGGGAATATTCCGTTTGTTAAAGAACATTTCTCACTAGTAGTTATTGGAATCATCGTTGTTTCACTGATTCCAGCAGTAATAGGAGCTCTCAAAAAAAGACATTAATAAGAACGTTCCTTTAAATTTCCTAAAAAAACTAATAAAAATATCCTCCACGTTAAACATAAAGTTTAATATGGAAGATATTTTTTTAATTTAGATTATTTCTTCTTTTTTCGAAGTTAGTACTCAAGTTTTAACTTATGGGACATGTTTATACGGAATAATTAGCGAAATTGAATCAAAGTTTAATTTTTTGTACGACCCCTGCTATAACTATAAATCCAAATCCATATATTTGATATCAGAACGTTCTTTAAAACCTAAATGCTTCCAGAACTTCTGTCCTTCAATATTATCCTTGACTGTGAACAAACCAACTTTTTCTATATTATTCAGCTTAAATTCTTCTAAAACTCTTAGAATTAGTTTTTTGCCAATTTGTTGCCGTTGATAATTTTCAGCAACTGCAACATGATAAAAATAACCTTTTCTACCATCGGTTGCCCCTAAAATCGTTGCAATTATTATTCCTTGTTCTTCAGCAACAAAACAAAAATTGGAATTACGATCAATTACACTCTTAATTCCTACCCGTGTGTTATTCAATGACTGAAGATTCATTCCAGGTGTTCTCTCCCATAAAGCAAATACCTGTTCATAATCATTGATCGTCATTTTTCTGAATTCAACCATCCTTATTCTCCCTTGAAACTTATTTCGTGTGAACTGTGCTTTCCTTGAATAATGGTTAATGCATCATCTAGAGCCTGTTTTACCATTCGTTCAACTGCAATATCTGTATAAAAGGCAATATGTGGCGTCAGAATCACATTTGTCAATTCCTTAAGTCGATTGTAGTTAGCTACTGGAGTTTGAGTATCAAATTTAAAATTAAAAATCTTGGTTTCTTCTTCAACAACATCTAAAGCTGCCCCTGCAATCTGTTTCTTCTCTAAAGCAGTTATTAAATCAGCGGTGTTCACAACCGACCCACGAGAATCATTTATCAAAAAAGCAGTTGATTTCATTTTGGAGAAAGCATCTTGATCGATCAAATGAATATTTTGCCTACTCAAATAAACATGCGAAGTTACAATATCCGCTTTTCGATAAATTTCGTTTTTTTCAACATACGTCAAAATTCCAGCTTGTTCTAACTCTAAATTTTTTACAGGGTCATTCCCCAGAACTGTTGCACCTAAACTATGGAATATTTTTGCAACCGTACTCCCAATTCTGCCAACCCCAATAATACCTATAACATATTCTGAAAGTTCGCGTGATCGCAATCCGTCAACAACATAATCATTATTGTCTAAACGTTCCTTAAATTCTGGATAATGTCTAATCAATTGCATAGCTTGCATCAAAACCAATTCTGCAACTGCATGCGGAGAATACGAAGGAACATTAGTCACCTTGATGCCATTTAATGCAGCGGCATGAAGATCAATTGTATCTATCCCCGCAGAACGACAAGATAACTGTCGGATTCCATAATTTTTTAAAGTTTGATAAATCGAGGCATCTGTGTCTAATTTACTACGTTGTTTAAAAATAATTCCATCATATCCCTTTGCATACTCTACAGTGTCAGGGTGGAGTTCGAATGGAACACTTTTAACCTCAACTTCATTTTTCTTGCTCCATTGTAAAATAAATGGTTCTTCATCTTGTCGAACATGATAAGCAATTATTTTTGTCAACTTATTTTTACCCATCTTTCATAAATTTTTCTAATCGTTTCATCGCACTCGTCAGGTTATCATCCGAAGTAGCGTAACTAATACGAAAATATTTTTGATCTTCCTTCGCAAATGCTGCTCCAGGAATAACTGCAACATGCGCTTTTTTTGCAAGTACTCTTGCGTAATCAATGCTAGATCCCTGAAAATCATGTGGTAATTTGACATAAACATAAAATGCTCCGTCAGCCGGTATAAAAGAATAGCCGATTTTCTTGAGACATTCACAAACAAATTCTTGCTTTTTTTCATATTCCGCACGCATTTTTTTTATATCGTTTTCACCATTAATTAATCCTTCCGTGGCAGCAATCATGTTTATAGTTCCAATCGTTGCAACGTTAGCCTGATGAAGCTTTATTAGATTTGTAATTATTTTCCTGGGCCCGCATAGATAACCTACACGCCAGCCAGTCATGGCATAGGACTTAGATACTCCATTGACTAGCAATGTTTGCTCTGGTAAATAATATGCAATTGATACATGTTTTTTCTGGTAAACAAGTTCACTATAAATTTCGTCACTCAAAACAAAAATCGAGTATTTTTTCAAGACATCTGCAAGTTCTTTTATTTCAATTTCAGAATAACTCACCCCTGTTGGATTATTAGGGTAGTTTAAAACCAGTATCTTAACTGATGCTTGATATTTATTTAAGTAGCTTTTTAACTTTTCTGGAGTTAATTTATAGTTATCATTTTCTGTGTCAATTTCTATATACTTAGCTCCATTTATCTTTGCTAAATTCCTATACAATCCAAAAGCTGGTGAAGGGCACAAAACCACATCCCCTTGCCCCAAAAAAGAGTTCATAGCTGTACTAATCGCTTCTGTAGCACCATTAGTGACTATGATTTGATTCTCTGGATTATATGACACTGCATAATGGCACTGCAAATATTCACTTATTGCTTCCCTAAGTTCAGCTATTCCACGATTTGGAGCATAATGTGTCTGATTATCAATGATTGCTTTTATTCCTGCCATTTTTATATGATCAGGAGTATTGAAATATGGTTCGCCCAACGTAAGTTTTACTATACCGGGTATCTTACTAATCTCATCATCAAATTTTCTAATTAGCGATGGTTCAACTTCCAGTAAATTCTTATCCAGTAATGAAAGAAGTTCATTTTCCAACCTCAATTCACCTTCTCACTCAGATATTCTAACAATCCTTGTGCACCTTCAATAAAATAATTGACTCCCGTCTTCAAAGCCTCATCAAGTCCAACAAAATTTGGTTCATGCCAATCTGCTGCATCTGGTGAACCATTAGAACCAATAAAAGCAAAGACTCCAGGAATCTTCTTTTGATAAGTGGCAAAATCTTCTCCTGCCATCGATAAAAGGGGCTTGTGAACTGTATTTGACAGACTATTAATTACAATTTGTGTCAAATCTGAATCGTTATTTATTGGAAGTGCCCGTTCACTCCAATCTATTTCAACTGACTGTCCATATGCTTTAGCAATTCCTTCTATTAATTCAAAAAGTCTTTGCTTCACCAATTCGGCATTTTTTTCATCAAAAAGTCGCACAGTTCCTTGAAAATAAGCTTCACTGGGGATAACATTCCAAACACTACCTGCGTTAATGTTAGTGACGCTTACAACTACTGCATCTTGCGGATTAACATTTCTACTTACAATCGTCTGTAAAGCACCGACTATTTCAGTTGAAGCAATTATCGGATCACGCCCCTTTTCTGGTTTTGCTCCGTGTGACCCTTGACCCTTTATTGTAACCTCAAATTTATAGCAACCTGCCATCATCGGACCAGACTGCAAGGCAATGGTCCCAACTGGTAAATTAGGATTATTATGAAAACCTAAAATGGCCTTTACATCTTTAAGCACTTTTTTTTCAATAACTTGTTCTGCTCCACCTCCAGCTTCTTCAGCTGGTTGAAACAAAAATTGAATTGTTCCCTTGATTTGCTCCTGATTATCTTTGAAATACTTTATTGCTCCTAATAAACTAGTTAAATGCAAATCATGTCCACAAGCGTGCATCACACCTGAATTAAGTGACTTAAAAGTTAAATTTGTTTTTTCTTGCACTGGCAAAGCATCAATATCTGCCCTTAAAGCAATTACCGCCCCCGGTTGCTTACCTTTAATTTCTGCCAAAAGGCCTGTATTTAAGCTAGTTGGCAAAATCGAAACTCCCCAACCAGTCAAAATTTCTTTGATTTTTTTTGTAGTATTGACTTCATTGTTAGACAATTCAGGATATTGATGAAAATAATGACGCAATTCAGTTATGTCTTTCAAATCAATTACAATCTTTTCTTTAGTCATTTTACTCTCACTCCTTAAAAGCTTGTTCAATTGCTTGTTCTAAATCTTGAATTAAATCATCCGCATTTTCTAAGCCTATGGAAAGTCTAATGAGATTATCTGAAATATTTTGCTTTTTTCTTTCATTTTCCGGTACCTCACGATGCGTTGTTCCACTTGGATTAACGATAAGCGAACGATTATCGCCAACATTAGGTAAGTAAGTGAACAGCTTAACACTATTTAATAATTTCCTAGTATTTTCCACCGTTCCTCCTAATTTAAACGAGAACACCGTCCCTATTCCATTAGGGTAATATTTCTCAACTAATTTACTTTGCGAGGTATTTAAGAGACCACTATGAAAAATTTTCTCAACATGTTCATTGCTCTCTAAATATTGCGCAATCTTCAAAGCAGTCAAGACTTCCTTGCTAACTCTTTCCGAAAGTGTCTCAAGTCCTAATAATCCAAGATAAGCAGTAAATGGATTTAATACTGCTCCCATCAGTCTTAAATATTTTGTTCGTAGACGTTCATTAAAAGCCCTCTTACCAAACACTCCTACAAAGCTGCTGTCTTTTCTTCCTTCTTTTTCCAAAACTAATTCTGGTTCGAAAAATTGAGGGAATTTTTCCTTAGTCCATTCAAAATTACCGCCATCTACAACTATTCCAGACACAACATTACCATGTCCGCTAATACCTTTAGTTGAAGAATAAACAACTATATCGGCTCCAAACTTAATTGGATTAAATAGATACGGAGTAGGAAAGGTATTATCGACAATCAATGGAATTTTATTTTTGTGGGCTAATTCAGCTAACCGTGATATATCTGCAATGTTTGTAATCGGATTAGAAACACTTTCAACATAAATAGCTTTTGTATCAAAACTTATAAGTTCTTGAATTTTATCGAAATCATTAATATTTTCAACAAAATCAAAATTAATATTATACTTTGGTAAAAGTGTTCTAAATTCATCCAGGGAAGCTCCGTAGATATCTAATGGAGCAATAATTCTTCCTCCTCCTTCAGCAACATTTAAAACTGCATAGGTAATGGCCGCCATGCCGGAAGCAACTGCAACCGCACCTACACCTCCATCAAGATCATTAATTCTTTTTTCAAAGATATCAACTGTTGGATTGGATACTCTTGAATACATAAAGGCACCTGGTAATTCACTTTGAACTATTTTGTCTGCACGCTCGGTGTTTCCCAAGTCAAAAGCAACACTTTGAAAAATTGGAACGGTTGCAGAATATCCAAAGTCCTTTGGTTTATACCCACTATGAATCTTTTTTGTATCAAACTTCTTACTCGTTAAAATCATCTCCAATTGTTAAAATCAATCATTAATTGCTTGTAAATTCTTCCGATCTGTTTCAAAGTTCTACGCTAAATAAGCTCTGATAATAACTTAATTTTTGTAGTATGCACTCTTAATCAGTTTTTTTACATTGGTATTGCTCTTTAAAAATCTAGCCTTTTTCAATTGTTCTGCATAATATTTCAAATCTTCTTTGCCTTCTTTGCCCTTCAATGAAAAATGATAACTCTTAATCAAGTTTGCAACATTTTTGTGATTAAAAAATTTTGTTTCTGCTACATATTTTTTATTTAGCAGAATGCTGGCAGTTTCTGAAGGATGTTTATCAATCCATGCTGCAGCTTCTTTGTATGACTTTACAATTGCTGCGGCTTTTGCGGGATTTTCCTTAACTAATTTTTGTGGTAAATACAAGTAGCAGCAAGAACCACTTTTTTTCATACCCATTTTTGCCATTTTAGTGCTATTAGAACTATTATTATTATTAACAATTACTCTGAAATGATTTTGTTTTTGTGCTTGATATGCAAAGGGATCAACAGTTGCAATTGCATCCACTTCACCTTTTTCTGCTGCTTTAGTTAATAAATCATAATCATAAGTTTTCCAAACCACTCCGCTTTTAACATCAATACCAGCATGCTGCAGTGCAATTGTTGCAACATATTGACCAGTAGACCCCTGACCAGGCGTACCAATTGTTTTGCCTTTTAAGTCCTTAACACTATGTATACTCGAATTTTTAGGAACTAAGACTTCGATGCATCCTTGGTGTAAACCACCAGCAGCAAGAATTTGTGCTCCATTTTGAATAGCCGGTAAATACTGAAAATCACCATTTAGAGCATCATATTTACCGCTTGAAAACCCTGCTTCAAGATCCCCAATATTTGTTGGTTTAGCAACTAAATTAGCTTTAAGTCCATTTTTTTGAAAAAGCCTTTCTCATATGCAATATAATTTGGAGCCCCACAAATCGTTCCATTCTTTGCTGGGACAGTTATTGAACCATATTTATAACTAGAACTAGCATAAATTGAATGATTATTGAAAGTAAAAAAAATACCAACTGTTATTAGAAATATCGTTACAAACTTTGCTACATTCCCCTTAAATTCTTTTTGATTGCTCATCCCATTAACTCCTCGCCTTATTTAAAATTCAGTATCTGTTGCAGTTTTTTCCTTATATTCAAAAATTCAGAACTGTCCCGTTTTCGTGGAAATGGTAAATCATTGTTGACGATTTCTTTGACGCGCCCTGGATTTGGAGTCATCACCAAAATCCTTTGACTCAAATAAATAGCTTCATCAATATCATGTGTAACTAAAATCATTGTTGTTTTCTTTTCTTGCCAGATTTTGTAAATAATATCTTGAACATCAATACGCGTAAATGCATCCAGTGCACCCATTGGTTCATCCAAAAGTAGCAGTTGCGGATTTAAAACTAACGATCTTGCCAGTGCAGCCCTTTGTGCCATCCCACCTGATACCTGATTTGGATATGCATCTTCAAACCCTTGTAATCCCATAATTTCTATGAAATGATCTACCAACTTCTGATCAAAGTTCTTGCCTTGCACAGCTTGTAAACCCGAACTGATATTTTGCCTAATTGTTTCCCATGGATAAAGACTTCCATGCTGAAAAACATATCCCCTTGAAACTGATGGTTTGCCAACTTTTTCTCCCTTAAGTGTTACCTCACCTTTTTCAGGATTATCAAGTCCAGAAATAACGCGTAACAAGGTTGTCTTACCACAACCTGAAGGTCCAATTAAAGACAAGAACTCTCCATCTGCAACAGAAAAATCAATATCATCAATAATTTTTAAATATTTACCACTATTACTAAAAACCTCTCGACTAACATTTTTTACTTCTAGAAAAGCCAAATTTTCCCCTCCTAACTTGCCACTCGTCGCCACCGAAGTGCTTTCTCTTGAATTTTGTTAATTAGTGCAAAAATAATTGAAAAAAGTAGTGCCATAATTACGATTGCGGCATACAATTGACTGTAATTTCCGGTACTCTTCGCCCAGTTAATGTACCAGCCTAATCCGACCTTTGCCCCAATCATTTCTGAAATTACTAACATCGTAAAAGACAGCCCCAAAGATGTAAAAATACCAATAAAGATATTAGGCAGTGCACCCGGAATTACAATTTTCTGAATAATTTTATGTTCATTGAATCCAAGAGTATACGCCGCTTCAAAATATGTTGGTGAAATATTTTGCACGCCTCCAATAGTCATAAACGCTACGGGAAACCAAACTGATAAAACAATTAAAAAGATTTCTGCTAAAAAGCTATTTGGAAATATTACCATGGTCAATGGCATCCAAGCTGCTGCAGGAATTATTCCAATTACCTTCAAATAAGGGAATGACCAATAATTAAATTGACGATACCTCCCTAGTAATATTCCTAAAACGACTCCAATTAATGTTCCTATTACAAAACTAATAATCCATAAAATCAGTGATGATATCGTAGATTCAAATAACAGAATTGCATCATATCTCATTTGTTCTAAAATTTGTGCAAAACTGACAAAGTATGGTAGAGTCAAAATCCCCAATTTTTCAGTCAATAAATCTTGAACACATAGTAAAATTCCTAAAGAAAAATTTAATTGTGCAAAATGTCCACTATAAATTTTCACTCTTGGACTAAGAAAATAACCTACTAAATAAACACAAAAAAGATACCCTATAAAAATCAATAAAAATAGCTGATAAGTCCCATTGTCTACAGTTTCACTCGAAGTAACTAACAAGTTTTCGACCAAAGCAACAACAATAGCCAAAATACTAAGCACGTTCCAGTTGAGCGACCATCCTTTCCAATACTTTTTATTAAGAATTATTTGTTTACTGTTCTCCATAAATGATTCCCTTCCTCACACATAAAATCTCACTTCAACTTTGATAATGTAATAAATCAAGTCCCTGTTGAATATCTGCAATTAAGTCATTGGGTGATTCTATTCCAACCGCTAATCTAACTAACTGAGGTGTTATTCCAATTTCTTCTTGCTCTTTTCTCGAAAGTTCTGCATGAGTCATTTTATACGGTAATTCAATCAAGCTTTCGACAGCTCCTAAGCTAACTGCAAGTTGAATCAGCGTCAGGCTTTCAACAAATTTGATTGCATCTAAACCGTCCTGCAGTTCAAAAGAAACAAGTCCTCCAAAACCTTCAACTTCTTTACTGGCAATTTCATAATCCTTTGTTTCTTGCAAACCAGGAAAATATATTCGTTTGATTTCTTGACGACTTTGTAAAAATTCCACAATTTTTTCAGTATTACTAAGATGCCTGTCCATTCTAACCGCTAAAGTCTGAATTCCTCTTCTAATTAGGTTAGACGATTCTGGAGATAAAACCGCACCAATTCCATTTTGATTGAAATAAATTTGTTCTGCTAATTCTTTATTTTTAGCAACTACAACCCCAGCAATCACATCAGAATGTCCACCTAGATATTTCGTAGCAGAGTGAATAACTATGTCTGCTCCTAGTTTTAGCGGTTTTTGCAGATATGGAGTTAAAAATGTGTTATCGACAATCGTTAATAATTTATTTTCCTTTGCAATCTTAGAAATTTTCTTAACACTTGTCACTCTCAGCAAAGGATTAGAAAATGTTTCAAAATAAATAGCCTTCGTATTTTCTTTAAGCGCATTTTTTACAGCTGTCACATCCTGTGTATTGACTGCCGTAAAATCTAAGTGCCATTTTTTGAATATTTGATTTATCAATCTAAAAGTTCCACCATAAACAGTATCTCCAATTATAATATGATCTCCTGGTGAAAAAATTGAGAACACTGAATGAATTGCTGCTAACCCTGATGAAAATGCAAATCCTTGGTACCCCTCTTCCAATTCTGCAACTTGGTCTTCCAAACTATTTCGTGTTGGATTCCCAGAACGTGCATAATCCCAACGAACTTTAGCATCAACTTTTGGAAAAATATAAGTTGAAGAATTATAAATAGGTACATTTACTGCTCCAGTATTATTATCATTTTGTGCTTTTCCATGAACTAACTTTGTATCAAACTCTGACATTAAATATCTCCACACTTTCCCAATCAATTTTTATTAAAATGAATCTCTGCTTTTTGATTCTGTAAAAAAAATCGCCCATAGTCATTTTCGACTACGAGGCGATTTTTCACGGTACCACTCGTTATTTAATAATCAAATTTCTTTGAATATCCTTATCAAAACACAAGTAAAAGTTATCTTATTTGTATCTATAATGCTATAACAGGCATTCCTGTCCATTGCTTACTGTAAAAAAGCTCACAATGGAATTAGATATAAAAGACCATCTTCATTTCTTTGCTTCAATGACTATTCTCACCAATATAGTCTCTCTGTAAATTTTCAAAGGAATTACTCATCTTTTGCTATTTTTATATTAAATTATCAGAAAAAAATGTTTCTGCTTATCTTTAGTTTATTTTCTATGACCCCCACCTAATCTCAGTTATATTAGTACGCAAAAAAGGGGCTGTGCCATAAGTCCCTAAGTGAAAGAGCTTCACCAGAGAAAGTAATGATTTTTCTGGTGAAGCTCTTTTGGTATAATTAAAAATAAAAAAGCACCGGTTGCAGCCAGTGCCTTTAAAAACAATCCCTTCATAGAAAGGATAATCAAAATGTACAATAATTATAACATAAATCAGACTGTACTTAGTATTAAAACTGACTGGGAGCCAAAAGAAAATCATCCTGCACGGATGATTAATCAAATAGTTGAAGACCTTAAAATTAATGATCCTTACATCTTTGGACGACCGCGTAAGTATGATCTGCGTGTACTTTTAAAATTAATTTTGTTTGCGTACACAAAAGGTATCTTTAGTAGTCGCCGTATTAATACCTTGGCAGAGGAGAATTTGGCAGCTCGTTGGCTGACACAAGAACAGGTTCCAGCCTACCGAACAATTTGTCGTTTTAGAATTTCAGATGAAGTTGAGAGCTTGATTAATCAATGTATTCTAAAACTAACCAAATATCTGAAACAAAACAATTTTATTGATGAAGTTACTTTTATTGACGGGACTAAAATTTTAGCTGATGCCAATAAATATAGTTTTGTTTGGCGTAAGAATACGATTCGTTTTGACAAGCTTAATCGCTCTGCGATTATAACCCTTCTGGAAGAATTAAATGACGCTAAGTTTAAGTGTCAGCTCCCAGCAGAGACAGATCTTACTTTAGAAATGCTTGATGAAATTACCTTGCGGTTAGAAAATGACTTGAAAGATTTGAATAAAAAGATTGAAAAAGAACATATCTCTCCAAACCCAGACAAGTCAAGGCGTCGAAAACTAAAATCTTTAAAACGAAAACTTAAGTTACGGCAAACTAAATTATTAGCTCATAAAATACAAACCAGAATTTATGGTAAAAGAAATAGTTATTCAAAAACAGATCATGATGCAACTTTCATGCGTGTTAAGGAAGATCCAATGCTCAACGGACAGCTAAAACCGGCTTATAATCTACA
Above is a window of Liquorilactobacillus hordei DSM 19519 DNA encoding:
- a CDS encoding ABC transporter permease; this translates as MENSKQIILNKKYWKGWSLNWNVLSILAIVVALVENLLVTSSETVDNGTYQLFLLIFIGYLFCVYLVGYFLSPRVKIYSGHFAQLNFSLGILLCVQDLLTEKLGILTLPYFVSFAQILEQMRYDAILLFESTISSLILWIISFVIGTLIGVVLGILLGRYRQFNYWSFPYLKVIGIIPAAAWMPLTMVIFPNSFLAEIFLIVLSVWFPVAFMTIGGVQNISPTYFEAAYTLGFNEHKIIQKIVIPGALPNIFIGIFTSLGLSFTMLVISEMIGAKVGLGWYINWAKSTGNYSQLYAAIVIMALLFSIIFALINKIQEKALRWRRVAS
- a CDS encoding VTT domain-containing protein produces the protein MSFLIDFILHIDTHLITIVNTFGNWTYLILFTIIFVETGAVILPFLPGDSLLFAACALAANSTYHLNIWIFVLLFWIAPILGDSLNFFIGHKIGNSINKNSFLGRFIKEENLEHTRAFFEKHGGVAISLARFMPIIRTMSPFVAGSSHMPYNKFFRYNILGATAWMVLCCGSGYFFGNIPFVKEHFSLVVIGIIVVSLIPAVIGALKKRH
- a CDS encoding aminotransferase class I/II-fold pyridoxal phosphate-dependent enzyme codes for the protein MENELLSLLDKNLLEVEPSLIRKFDDEISKIPGIVKLTLGEPYFNTPDHIKMAGIKAIIDNQTHYAPNRGIAELREAISEYLQCHYAVSYNPENQIIVTNGATEAISTAMNSFLGQGDVVLCPSPAFGLYRNLAKINGAKYIEIDTENDNYKLTPEKLKSYLNKYQASVKILVLNYPNNPTGVSYSEIEIKELADVLKKYSIFVLSDEIYSELVYQKKHVSIAYYLPEQTLLVNGVSKSYAMTGWRVGYLCGPRKIITNLIKLHQANVATIGTINMIAATEGLINGENDIKKMRAEYEKKQEFVCECLKKIGYSFIPADGAFYVYVKLPHDFQGSSIDYARVLAKKAHVAVIPGAAFAKEDQKYFRISYATSDDNLTSAMKRLEKFMKDG
- a CDS encoding NAD(P)-dependent oxidoreductase encodes the protein MTKIIAYHVRQDEEPFILQWSKKNEVEVKSVPFELHPDTVEYAKGYDGIIFKQRSKLDTDASIYQTLKNYGIRQLSCRSAGIDTIDLHAAALNGIKVTNVPSYSPHAVAELVLMQAMQLIRHYPEFKERLDNNDYVVDGLRSRELSEYVIGIIGVGRIGSTVAKIFHSLGATVLGNDPVKNLELEQAGILTYVEKNEIYRKADIVTSHVYLSRQNIHLIDQDAFSKMKSTAFLINDSRGSVVNTADLITALEKKQIAGAALDVVEEETKIFNFKFDTQTPVANYNRLKELTNVILTPHIAFYTDIAVERMVKQALDDALTIIQGKHSSHEISFKGE
- a CDS encoding O-acetylhomoserine aminocarboxypropyltransferase/cysteine synthase family protein, which translates into the protein MILTSKKFDTKKIHSGYKPKDFGYSATVPIFQSVAFDLGNTERADKIVQSELPGAFMYSRVSNPTVDIFEKRINDLDGGVGAVAVASGMAAITYAVLNVAEGGGRIIAPLDIYGASLDEFRTLLPKYNINFDFVENINDFDKIQELISFDTKAIYVESVSNPITNIADISRLAELAHKNKIPLIVDNTFPTPYLFNPIKFGADIVVYSSTKGISGHGNVVSGIVVDGGNFEWTKEKFPQFFEPELVLEKEGRKDSSFVGVFGKRAFNERLRTKYLRLMGAVLNPFTAYLGLLGLETLSERVSKEVLTALKIAQYLESNEHVEKIFHSGLLNTSQSKLVEKYYPNGIGTVFSFKLGGTVENTRKLLNSVKLFTYLPNVGDNRSLIVNPSGTTHREVPENERKKQNISDNLIRLSIGLENADDLIQDLEQAIEQAFKE
- a CDS encoding ABC transporter ATP-binding protein gives rise to the protein MAFLEVKNVSREVFSNSGKYLKIIDDIDFSVADGEFLSLIGPSGCGKTTLLRVISGLDNPEKGEVTLKGEKVGKPSVSRGYVFQHGSLYPWETIRQNISSGLQAVQGKNFDQKLVDHFIEIMGLQGFEDAYPNQVSGGMAQRAALARSLVLNPQLLLLDEPMGALDAFTRIDVQDIIYKIWQEKKTTMILVTHDIDEAIYLSQRILVMTPNPGRVKEIVNNDLPFPRKRDSSEFLNIRKKLQQILNFK
- a CDS encoding amidohydrolase translates to MTKEKIVIDLKDITELRHYFHQYPELSNNEVNTTKKIKEILTGWGVSILPTSLNTGLLAEIKGKQPGAVIALRADIDALPVQEKTNLTFKSLNSGVMHACGHDLHLTSLLGAIKYFKDNQEQIKGTIQFLFQPAEEAGGGAEQVIEKKVLKDVKAILGFHNNPNLPVGTIALQSGPMMAGCYKFEVTIKGQGSHGAKPEKGRDPIIASTEIVGALQTIVSRNVNPQDAVVVSVTNINAGSVWNVIPSEAYFQGTVRLFDEKNAELVKQRLFELIEGIAKAYGQSVEIDWSERALPINNDSDLTQIVINSLSNTVHKPLLSMAGEDFATYQKKIPGVFAFIGSNGSPDAADWHEPNFVGLDEALKTGVNYFIEGAQGLLEYLSEKVN
- a CDS encoding GNAT family N-acetyltransferase, with translation MVEFRKMTINDYEQVFALWERTPGMNLQSLNNTRVGIKSVIDRNSNFCFVAEEQGIIIATILGATDGRKGYFYHVAVAENYQRQQIGKKLILRVLEEFKLNNIEKVGLFTVKDNIEGQKFWKHLGFKERSDIKYMDLDL
- a CDS encoding NAD(P)/FAD-dependent oxidoreductase, which produces MENENYYDITIIGGGPIGIFAATYARMRQAKIQLIESLDQLGGQVSALFPAKKLYDIPGFSVIKGDQLISNLLDQNNQFKPDIFFNETVQNITKTDLGFSITTTKKKTYSRTIIIATGVGAFQPRRLAVENAEKYENKQLRYFVKDLQEFRGKDVVIAGGGDSAVDWALEIQTIAKSVSIIHRRDKFRALESSIEHLRKSNTNFETPYLISALDSADDKIKITIKKVKTDEKKELLADFLLVNYGFVSNNKTLKSWNIETDHNLIKVKTDMETSIPGIYAIGDTIEYPGRVNLIATGFGEAPIAVNSAMNKIHPDIRQAAHSTQLIKNFPELN